The Epilithonimonas zeae genome contains a region encoding:
- a CDS encoding MFS transporter, whose product MTCLFSFAFYSIPVATLGFYGIQATDVQYGMVVIYGSTVAFLALDFRIIKYFAPRKYLLVALAVNAICSVICFHFKDWTLFVICQFFQGITCALMSGIVLQLIFPRLQSVRARVIAFSILYGSIQIAVPFYSIFTSIVIHFFDFNWLFYGFIIILIILTITVLLTMNGKARFTQKIPLYQVDWIGYLFYVSFIFILGYILVYGRQLEWFGSSLITTLSVVDLIILSLFIIRELKLKRPLINLQIFKTKNFVIGLLLLFTFYIFKGSTGLAYGYLEVILGNDPLNTIPIWTAVIFGTTLSMFVTSRFILMGYNLIRMIIVGFGIMAIYYAYMILFVSVQGETIDFILPMFIYGVATGVLFVPIVSFTASSAPPKIAINASLVGILARFTGFTASLAFSNELQLFAKSGVREKIRESLTETNPQLQATLLDIQNQYMNVGSDIYTSKAVSTGYFNQMVGHQILARATRDYYDLMLTAVIFVIVILLLFPQIQDVVLRLRKGNMPY is encoded by the coding sequence ATGACATGTCTATTTAGTTTCGCTTTTTACAGCATTCCAGTTGCAACGCTGGGCTTTTACGGCATACAGGCTACCGATGTACAATATGGCATGGTCGTTATCTATGGCTCTACAGTAGCTTTCCTGGCACTTGATTTTCGGATCATAAAATATTTTGCACCTAGGAAATATTTATTAGTTGCCCTTGCCGTTAATGCAATATGTTCTGTAATATGTTTTCATTTCAAAGATTGGACATTGTTTGTTATTTGCCAGTTTTTTCAGGGGATTACCTGTGCATTAATGTCAGGCATCGTCTTACAACTTATTTTTCCAAGGTTACAGTCTGTACGTGCCCGTGTGATCGCTTTTAGTATACTGTATGGCAGCATACAGATTGCCGTTCCTTTTTATTCTATTTTTACCAGCATTGTTATTCATTTCTTTGATTTTAACTGGCTATTCTACGGATTTATAATCATTCTCATCATTCTAACAATTACTGTTTTGCTAACAATGAACGGTAAAGCTCGATTTACCCAAAAGATTCCGCTTTATCAGGTGGATTGGATAGGCTATCTGTTTTACGTGTCTTTTATCTTTATCTTAGGATACATCCTTGTCTACGGGCGACAATTGGAATGGTTCGGTAGTTCATTAATCACTACTCTTAGTGTCGTTGATCTAATTATTCTTTCCCTTTTCATCATTAGAGAATTGAAGCTTAAACGACCATTGATCAACTTGCAGATTTTCAAGACAAAGAATTTTGTCATTGGGCTATTACTACTTTTTACATTTTATATTTTTAAAGGAAGTACAGGACTTGCCTATGGCTATCTTGAAGTGATTTTAGGAAATGACCCACTGAACACCATTCCTATATGGACGGCTGTAATTTTTGGAACTACATTGAGTATGTTCGTTACTTCCAGATTTATCCTGATGGGGTACAACCTGATAAGGATGATTATTGTTGGCTTTGGAATAATGGCGATCTATTATGCTTATATGATACTATTTGTTTCTGTACAGGGTGAAACAATTGATTTCATTCTACCAATGTTTATTTATGGTGTGGCAACAGGAGTCTTATTTGTTCCGATTGTATCATTTACCGCTTCATCGGCGCCTCCAAAAATTGCGATCAATGCATCACTGGTCGGTATATTGGCAAGGTTCACAGGTTTTACCGCCAGCTTGGCATTTAGCAACGAACTTCAATTATTTGCAAAATCAGGAGTACGGGAAAAGATCCGGGAATCACTTACGGAAACCAACCCTCAACTGCAGGCTACTTTACTGGACATTCAAAATCAATATATGAACGTAGGAAGCGATATCTATACTTCAAAAGCAGTATCCACAGGCTATTTTAATCAAATGGTAGGTCATCAGATATTAGCTCGTGCCACCAGAGATTATTACGATTTGATGTTAACAGCAGTGATTTTTGTAATTGTTATTTTACTCTTATTCCCTCAAATTCAAGACGTAGTTTTGAGATTAAGAAAAGGTAATATGCCTTATTGA
- a CDS encoding winged helix-turn-helix transcriptional regulator encodes MDEFMIKTRMLVRELKNNEENGIVNREAFATVPPTVKYNLYAKERKLEPIINDLYQWDWNILISILA; translated from the coding sequence ATGGATGAATTTATGATCAAGACAAGAATGCTTGTGAGAGAGCTAAAGAATAACGAAGAAAACGGCATTGTAAATCGTGAAGCCTTTGCAACAGTTCCGCCGACCGTTAAATATAATTTATATGCTAAAGAAAGAAAACTGGAGCCTATCATTAATGATCTTTATCAATGGGACTGGAATATATTAATTAGCATTCTGGCTTAA
- a CDS encoding S41 family peptidase yields the protein MYKYCFLFISLFLSVSFFSQNFKNDSVKLFVDQSIDLIQNNAVDTSKIESIKSSLYSKGQNLDQVSELPPLYTEVFELLGDYHGGLKYKGKTYGWNKAQGADNAYLKVRLKSETVVKSQVLGKNTGYIRIPGNNDFVFKKVDSIANDISTHINEINSAKIKAWIIDLRMNTGGNMYPILLGLKEFIGSDNVVFGGFRNSKGESSGQWEIKDGKMLIDGIELVRQVSLRMPIKKDIPIVVLTSCYTASAGEMTAISLIGRRNTLIVGEPTADYTTAVQGFRINADAGLNLSTDYVVDRNSKVYKSHIQPDIEVIGGDNLEDLMMDKKIRKALEVLRSSTK from the coding sequence ATGTATAAATATTGTTTCCTATTTATCTCTTTATTCCTTTCCGTTTCATTCTTTTCTCAGAATTTTAAAAACGACAGTGTTAAACTTTTTGTGGATCAATCTATTGATCTGATACAAAATAATGCGGTTGATACGTCTAAGATAGAGAGCATCAAAAGTAGCTTGTACAGCAAAGGTCAGAATCTGGATCAAGTATCCGAGCTGCCTCCATTGTATACAGAAGTGTTTGAACTACTGGGAGATTATCATGGGGGTCTGAAATATAAAGGCAAAACCTATGGATGGAACAAAGCTCAGGGTGCGGACAATGCTTATCTGAAAGTGCGGCTGAAGTCTGAGACAGTGGTAAAAAGTCAGGTACTCGGCAAGAACACAGGCTACATCAGAATCCCTGGAAATAATGATTTTGTATTTAAGAAAGTGGATAGCATCGCCAATGATATTAGCACTCATATTAATGAAATTAATTCGGCAAAAATCAAGGCTTGGATCATAGATTTGAGAATGAATACCGGCGGTAATATGTATCCGATATTATTAGGCTTGAAGGAGTTTATCGGAAGCGATAATGTTGTTTTTGGCGGGTTTAGAAATTCTAAAGGCGAATCGTCAGGACAATGGGAAATTAAAGACGGGAAGATGTTGATCGACGGTATTGAGCTGGTAAGACAGGTATCGTTGAGAATGCCAATTAAAAAAGACATCCCAATCGTTGTCCTAACCAGTTGCTACACCGCCAGTGCAGGTGAAATGACGGCAATATCTCTGATTGGAAGGAGGAACACATTGATTGTGGGAGAACCAACGGCTGACTATACAACGGCTGTGCAGGGTTTTAGGATCAATGCAGATGCCGGGCTGAACCTGTCTACAGATTATGTGGTAGACAGGAACTCAAAAGTCTATAAAAGTCATATCCAACCTGACATTGAAGTTATAGGAGGTGATAACCTGGAAGATCTGATGATGGATAAGAAGATCAGAAAGGCGCTGGAAGTTTTGAGAAGCAGTACTAAATAG
- a CDS encoding RidA family protein, which produces MRQLLIFSSFLIFTNSFSQKTNIQKEKWHWNNKTQDSTAGYAQAIKIDNIIYISGVVTNNITPEGITSVYNNLKTALSNYGATFDNVVKENLYTTDIEAMKKHNDVRKKFYNNDFPAATWVQVQRLYMPESKLEVELIAHLPKQ; this is translated from the coding sequence ATGCGACAACTCCTTATTTTCAGTTCATTCCTGATTTTTACTAATTCATTTTCTCAGAAAACAAACATTCAAAAAGAAAAATGGCATTGGAATAATAAGACACAGGATAGTACTGCGGGCTATGCTCAGGCTATAAAGATTGATAATATTATTTATATTTCAGGAGTGGTGACCAATAATATTACACCCGAAGGAATTACTTCTGTTTATAATAATTTAAAAACAGCTCTTTCAAACTACGGTGCTACATTTGACAACGTGGTGAAGGAAAATCTCTACACCACGGACATTGAAGCTATGAAAAAACATAATGATGTTAGAAAGAAATTTTACAATAATGATTTTCCCGCTGCCACATGGGTACAGGTTCAAAGGCTGTATATGCCGGAATCCAAGCTCGAAGTGGAGTTGATAGCGCATCTGCCAAAACAATAA
- a CDS encoding winged helix-turn-helix transcriptional regulator — translation MKTECLANMVEVNEKIYPCTVSLTMDLIGGKWKAVILYHLKDKEKRYSELRREMPSVTEMTLSIQLKQLEKDGFVTRKVYGEKPPVKVVYSLTQFGESFVPVLEAITEWGNKVVIEKGKFITS, via the coding sequence ATGAAGACAGAATGTTTAGCCAATATGGTGGAGGTCAACGAAAAAATATATCCATGCACAGTTAGTCTTACAATGGATCTGATAGGTGGTAAATGGAAAGCAGTTATACTTTACCATCTAAAAGATAAAGAGAAAAGATACAGTGAGCTCCGAAGGGAAATGCCGTCTGTCACTGAAATGACTTTGAGTATTCAGTTAAAACAATTGGAGAAAGACGGCTTTGTCACGAGAAAGGTCTATGGCGAAAAGCCACCGGTTAAGGTGGTGTACAGTCTCACTCAATTTGGTGAAAGTTTTGTTCCTGTCCTGGAAGCGATAACCGAGTGGGGAAACAAAGTCGTTATTGAAAAAGGCAAATTTATCACTAGCTGA
- a CDS encoding NAD(P)H-dependent oxidoreductase, with amino-acid sequence MALIILAHPKFERSVANKTVANELRNSSTDIEIRDIHDLYPDYKIDVKAEQDALLRHQTIVFQYPFYWYNMPGILCL; translated from the coding sequence ATGGCATTAATTATCTTAGCACATCCAAAGTTTGAAAGATCGGTTGCTAACAAAACAGTTGCGAATGAACTCCGGAACAGCAGTACAGATATCGAAATCAGAGATATCCATGACCTGTATCCGGATTATAAAATTGATGTAAAAGCTGAACAAGATGCGCTTTTAAGACATCAAACCATCGTATTTCAATATCCCTTTTACTGGTATAATATGCCTGGAATTTTATGCTTATAA
- a CDS encoding DUF6443 domain-containing protein: MKKIVLLFLFIFLFIFSVKGQNFGDVIISEVYFDTPYEENIADSDTELTHIGEFIELFNSSTIDIDLSNWKIIDGSRLHITIPYGKKIKSGETFVIAYNPALAFRADSNNSDYFKILFPYESNNEPDYPNKLFYHNSILLYNKFESIRLFDSDGNERSKIKYKTVNHYSEANTSPGTNVDQEVNEFPFSSIRNKDNNIYFTGINPQGKRYFLLNNLSAIPSETKKSIQITNPQLFNSSSTFNNIVWEELEATPFGLPAGVNVPILPPSQNFTNTAGTNYLYTIEPTIETYSVGYNTPKIHNITYYDGLEREIQNIQINASTDVKDIIKHIEYDSYGRKSKDFLPFVSTSNGGALINSSTAIAESNIFYKNKFPSDFINTVNPYSENVFESNPNPMILESASSGEDWKFDISNVSSLSGLRVSSNHTKKFNYLLNQSSDNIIKYEVGYTNGDRLLPYLITGTYTENVLIKTIAYGENWYPSQPYLKDNTTEEFRNKSGNIILNRAYVENVSYDTYYVYDLFDNLVFVIPPKASQNPSLTSEILNGFCYQYKYDSKNRLVEKRLPDQDDWTSMIYDKQDRLVAIQDPKQKLFNHWKFKKYDVYGREIYSGIYTNSATRQTLQNNLNSLGENNDSIVSGGSIFGYSNNAFPVNVSLNDVYEINYFDQYPVGTPFPPSNQVENQQILVNINGLASLTKKRTVGETGEDSWSDTYFFYDKYARLIRNHLVNYLGGFTIKDHSLNFRGKTLYTRTSHQKNSSASMFSILDTYSYDSQERVLSHKQSINNQADIRINENILGKLGEVSTKKVGGQFDLAPLQELTIKYNVRGWPTAINDINNLGTNLFAYQLHYNRTNTTYISNAQYNGNVSQNWSKTAGDNNLRGYSYDYDALGRLQNAYSYKNGLMDTASEKNITYDKGGNIQSLYRSGGDDYMALDMDLLSYDYYNNSNRLKAVTDNINNPAGFKDVVGATDYEYDRNGNLIVDKNKAIALIEYNFMDLPSTINFQNGNWIKYKYDSAGNKLSKIVKNGNSTSSTDYLSGFHYIDGQFQYYPNEEGYLVNDNGNFNYVFNYTDHLGNVRVSYQDKNGDNTISPTEIIEQNSYYPFGLKQLGFSTQIYSPADKYKVKFSGKEYQDELGLNVYDFGARNYSAEIGRWFSKDPLASDFENWSPYAYAFNNPINFIDPDGLAPVNSKSNFWESFLNSLVDGVTGTIKYIANNPNHAGYGYSNHMKTPTVESFEPYQINWGNQLDPYWQIQNYTYNTVYGIYNFGGGIMSGDGRRTAQAIPLLMSSYATTSVVSRGIVAGGAGKNYNAIISQNNAKLAKTSKDILAKNVKVTAPDPIKIDPIKLTTSSIKNNPSVTYTIYDQLQDVHKFGVSDAGLNRLNAVMSKLPGTYTYKISPVVPKHQAHIYEKYLRSLHYNSTGQYNLPSMKVPYPVNFETGKRVKLLD, translated from the coding sequence ATGAAAAAGATAGTTCTATTATTTTTATTTATATTCTTATTTATTTTTAGTGTTAAAGGCCAAAACTTTGGAGATGTTATTATTTCGGAAGTTTACTTCGATACACCTTATGAAGAAAACATTGCAGATTCTGATACTGAGCTAACACATATTGGCGAATTTATAGAGTTGTTTAATTCTAGTACCATTGATATTGACTTGTCTAATTGGAAAATTATTGATGGTAGCCGCCTTCATATAACAATTCCTTATGGGAAAAAAATAAAATCAGGAGAGACGTTTGTTATTGCCTATAATCCCGCTTTGGCTTTTAGAGCTGACAGTAATAATAGTGATTATTTTAAAATATTATTTCCTTATGAATCTAATAATGAGCCTGATTATCCGAACAAATTGTTTTATCACAATTCAATATTATTGTATAATAAATTTGAATCAATTAGACTTTTCGATAGTGATGGAAATGAAAGATCTAAAATTAAGTATAAAACTGTTAATCATTATAGTGAAGCTAATACAAGCCCTGGTACAAATGTAGATCAGGAAGTAAACGAGTTTCCTTTTTCAAGTATTCGTAATAAAGATAACAATATTTATTTCACCGGAATTAATCCGCAAGGTAAGAGATATTTCTTATTGAATAATCTATCTGCTATTCCGTCTGAAACTAAAAAATCTATTCAAATAACAAATCCACAATTATTTAATAGTAGCAGTACTTTCAATAACATAGTTTGGGAAGAACTTGAAGCTACACCATTTGGTCTTCCGGCAGGCGTAAATGTTCCAATCCTTCCTCCAAGCCAAAACTTTACAAATACTGCTGGCACCAACTATCTATATACTATTGAACCAACTATTGAGACCTATAGCGTTGGCTATAATACCCCAAAAATACATAATATAACATATTACGATGGTTTAGAAAGGGAAATACAGAATATACAAATCAATGCAAGCACTGATGTAAAAGATATTATTAAGCATATAGAATATGATTCATATGGCAGAAAAAGTAAGGATTTCTTACCATTTGTAAGTACAAGCAATGGTGGGGCTCTAATCAACTCTTCAACAGCTATAGCAGAAAGCAATATTTTTTATAAGAACAAGTTTCCTTCGGATTTTATTAACACAGTTAATCCATATTCTGAAAATGTTTTTGAGAGTAATCCTAATCCAATGATTTTGGAAAGCGCATCCTCTGGTGAAGATTGGAAATTTGATATTTCAAATGTTTCCAGCTTATCAGGATTAAGAGTCTCTTCCAATCATACTAAAAAGTTTAATTACCTACTTAATCAGTCCTCCGATAATATTATTAAATATGAAGTTGGATATACTAATGGTGATCGATTACTACCTTATTTAATCACTGGAACTTATACTGAAAATGTTCTTATAAAGACAATTGCTTACGGTGAGAATTGGTATCCCAGCCAACCCTATCTTAAAGATAACACTACAGAAGAATTTAGAAATAAATCCGGAAATATTATTTTAAATAGGGCATACGTAGAGAATGTCAGCTATGATACATACTACGTTTATGATTTATTTGATAATTTAGTATTTGTAATACCACCTAAGGCAAGTCAAAATCCTTCATTAACAAGTGAGATCTTAAATGGATTTTGCTATCAGTATAAATATGATAGTAAAAACAGATTGGTTGAAAAAAGGTTGCCTGATCAGGATGATTGGACTTCAATGATTTATGATAAACAAGATAGATTAGTGGCTATTCAGGATCCTAAACAAAAATTGTTTAATCATTGGAAATTTAAAAAATACGACGTATACGGTAGAGAAATATATTCAGGAATCTATACAAATTCTGCGACAAGACAAACGCTTCAAAATAATTTAAATTCTCTTGGGGAAAACAACGATTCTATTGTTAGTGGAGGTTCTATTTTTGGATATTCCAATAATGCTTTCCCTGTTAATGTAAGTTTAAATGATGTATACGAAATAAATTATTTTGATCAATATCCAGTCGGAACACCATTTCCGCCCTCGAATCAGGTTGAGAATCAGCAGATCTTAGTTAATATTAATGGTTTAGCATCTTTGACAAAAAAGAGAACTGTTGGGGAAACTGGAGAAGATTCATGGTCAGATACTTATTTTTTTTACGATAAATATGCACGACTTATAAGAAACCACCTTGTTAATTATTTAGGAGGGTTTACTATTAAAGACCACTCTTTAAATTTTAGAGGCAAAACTCTTTACACAAGGACAAGTCATCAGAAAAATTCTTCAGCGAGTATGTTTTCTATATTAGATACATATTCATACGATTCTCAGGAAAGAGTTCTATCGCATAAACAATCAATAAATAATCAAGCTGATATCAGGATAAACGAGAATATCCTTGGAAAGCTCGGTGAAGTTTCTACCAAAAAAGTTGGAGGACAATTTGACTTGGCTCCTCTTCAGGAACTAACAATTAAATATAATGTTAGAGGATGGCCTACAGCTATAAATGATATTAATAATCTGGGGACAAACCTTTTTGCATATCAATTACATTATAATAGAACTAATACGACTTATATTTCTAATGCTCAATATAATGGGAATGTTTCTCAAAATTGGTCAAAAACGGCAGGAGATAATAATCTTAGAGGATATTCGTACGATTATGACGCTCTAGGTCGTCTGCAAAATGCTTATTCATATAAAAACGGTCTTATGGACACGGCGAGCGAAAAAAATATTACCTATGACAAAGGAGGCAATATTCAGTCATTGTACCGTTCTGGAGGAGATGATTATATGGCGTTAGATATGGATTTGTTAAGCTATGATTATTATAATAATTCAAACAGATTAAAAGCAGTAACAGATAACATTAATAATCCGGCTGGTTTTAAAGATGTGGTTGGAGCTACTGACTATGAATACGATCGTAATGGCAATCTAATAGTTGATAAGAATAAAGCAATAGCGCTTATAGAGTATAACTTTATGGATTTGCCTAGCACTATAAATTTTCAAAACGGAAACTGGATAAAATATAAATATGATTCAGCGGGCAATAAGCTTTCAAAAATTGTTAAAAATGGAAATAGTACTTCATCAACAGATTATCTTTCTGGTTTTCATTACATAGATGGACAGTTTCAATATTATCCAAATGAAGAAGGTTATCTCGTTAATGATAATGGTAACTTTAATTATGTCTTCAATTATACAGACCATTTAGGGAATGTAAGAGTATCTTACCAGGATAAAAATGGAGATAATACTATTTCACCTACGGAAATTATTGAACAAAATTCCTACTACCCGTTTGGTTTAAAGCAATTAGGGTTTAGCACGCAGATATACTCTCCCGCAGATAAATATAAAGTTAAATTTTCGGGCAAAGAATACCAAGATGAACTTGGGTTGAATGTTTATGATTTTGGTGCACGAAATTATTCTGCAGAAATAGGAAGGTGGTTTAGTAAAGATCCACTAGCTTCTGATTTTGAGAACTGGTCTCCTTATGCTTATGCTTTTAATAATCCTATTAATTTTATTGATCCCGATGGTTTAGCGCCAGTAAACTCTAAAAGTAATTTTTGGGAAAGTTTTTTAAATTCCCTTGTAGATGGTGTTACTGGAACAATAAAATACATTGCAAATAATCCCAATCACGCAGGTTATGGTTATTCCAATCATATGAAAACTCCTACTGTAGAAAGTTTTGAACCATACCAGATAAATTGGGGTAACCAGCTTGATCCTTATTGGCAAATCCAAAATTATACTTATAACACGGTCTATGGAATCTATAATTTTGGTGGGGGGATTATGTCTGGTGATGGTCGAAGAACAGCACAAGCTATACCATTACTCATGAGCTCTTATGCAACAACTTCTGTAGTAAGTAGAGGAATAGTAGCTGGGGGAGCTGGAAAAAATTACAACGCAATAATTTCGCAGAATAATGCGAAACTAGCAAAGACATCTAAAGATATTTTAGCAAAGAATGTCAAAGTTACAGCTCCGGATCCTATTAAAATAGATCCAATTAAGTTGACTACATCATCAATTAAGAATAATCCAAGTGTTACATACACTATTTATGATCAGTTACAGGATGTTCATAAGTTTGGTGTTTCTGATGCAGGCTTAAATAGATTAAATGCTGTAATGTCTAAGTTACCTGGCACCTATACTTATAAAATTTCTCCAGTTGTACCAAAACATCAAGCGCATATATATGAAAAATATTTACGAAGTTTGCATTACAACAGTACAGGACAGTATAATTTGCCTAGTATGAAAGTTCCCTATCCTGTAAATTTTGAAACAGGTAAGAGGGTTAAACTCTTGGATTAA